One region of Myxococcus stipitatus genomic DNA includes:
- a CDS encoding efflux transporter outer membrane subunit — MLSACTVGPRFTKPEAAVAKEWRTQGDPRLSTQDAVNTQWWKSFDDPSLDRLVELAYQQNLPLQIAGLRIVEARAQLGILTGRQFPQVQVVTGSGAAVGRSENAAASNLIDLPNLGEIDRHYLEYQVGFDALWEVDFWGKYRRGVESGTAGLLASVADYQSSVVSLTAEVARTYVTVRTLEVLIEQAQQNVRVQEEGYRIAESRFNNGVTSELDMMQAQTLLESTRATIPQLEAGLEQAHNALSTLLGRPTGEVEALLSGPKRIPLAPATVAVGMPAEILRRRPDVRSAELYAAAQCARVGIAEADLYPSFSIFGTIGLQASTAGSASGNLFSLDSLAYSVGPRIVFPFLNYGRLKNGVRVEDARFQQLLVNYRNTVLKAAQEVADALTGFIHAQKTLEFQQSAVKSAQRSVELSVVQYREGAVDYQRVLDAQRSLLEQQNNLAQTSSSIATNLVALYKALGGGWEIRQGQPIVPGPMQDEMKKRTHWGDMLSKPRAPEQKALPPSEKP, encoded by the coding sequence TTGCTCTCCGCGTGCACGGTCGGCCCCCGCTTCACGAAGCCCGAAGCCGCGGTCGCGAAGGAATGGCGCACCCAGGGCGACCCGCGACTCTCGACGCAGGACGCGGTCAACACGCAGTGGTGGAAGTCCTTTGACGACCCCTCGCTCGACCGCCTCGTCGAGCTCGCCTACCAGCAGAACCTGCCGCTGCAGATCGCCGGGTTGAGGATCGTCGAGGCGCGCGCCCAGTTGGGCATCCTCACCGGCCGACAGTTTCCTCAGGTCCAGGTCGTGACCGGCAGCGGGGCCGCGGTGGGACGCAGTGAGAACGCCGCCGCCTCCAACCTGATCGACCTGCCCAACCTCGGAGAAATCGACCGCCACTACCTGGAGTACCAGGTGGGCTTCGATGCGCTGTGGGAGGTGGATTTCTGGGGCAAGTACCGGCGGGGCGTGGAGTCGGGAACCGCGGGCCTGCTCGCGTCGGTCGCGGACTACCAATCCTCCGTCGTCTCGCTCACCGCCGAGGTCGCGCGAACCTACGTCACGGTCCGCACGTTAGAGGTGCTCATCGAGCAAGCCCAGCAGAACGTCCGGGTCCAGGAGGAGGGATACCGGATCGCCGAATCGCGCTTCAACAACGGCGTGACCTCGGAGCTCGACATGATGCAGGCGCAGACCCTGCTGGAGAGCACCCGGGCCACCATCCCCCAACTGGAAGCAGGGCTGGAGCAGGCTCACAACGCCCTGAGCACCCTCCTCGGCCGGCCCACGGGCGAGGTGGAGGCGTTGCTCTCCGGCCCCAAGCGGATTCCGTTGGCGCCCGCGACGGTGGCCGTCGGCATGCCGGCCGAAATCCTGCGGCGGCGCCCGGACGTTCGCAGCGCGGAGCTGTATGCCGCCGCGCAGTGCGCCCGGGTGGGCATCGCCGAGGCGGACCTCTATCCGAGCTTCTCCATCTTCGGGACCATCGGGCTGCAGGCCAGCACGGCCGGCTCGGCCTCCGGCAATCTCTTCTCCCTGGACAGCCTTGCCTATTCCGTGGGCCCTCGAATCGTCTTCCCCTTCCTGAACTACGGCCGCCTGAAGAACGGCGTGCGCGTCGAGGACGCGCGGTTCCAGCAATTGCTCGTCAACTACCGCAACACGGTGCTCAAGGCGGCGCAGGAGGTCGCGGACGCCTTGACGGGGTTCATCCACGCCCAGAAGACCCTGGAGTTCCAACAGTCCGCCGTGAAGTCCGCGCAGCGGTCGGTGGAGCTCTCGGTGGTGCAGTACCGCGAAGGCGCCGTGGACTACCAGCGCGTGCTGGATGCGCAGCGCTCGCTCCTGGAACAGCAGAACAACCTGGCCCAGACGAGCTCATCCATCGCCACGAACCTGGTCGCCCTCTACAAGGCGCTGGGCGGAGGCTGGGAGATCCGCCAGGGCCAGCCCATCGTTCCGGGGCCGATGCAGGACGAGATGAAGAAGCGGACCCACTGGGGCGACATGTTGTCCAAGCCGCGCGCGCCGGAACAGAAGGCGCTTCCGCCATCCGAGAAGCCATAG
- a CDS encoding HlyD family secretion protein produces MIALAIAAFIGFRYWKGKQSELPEGIFSGNGRLEAKLADVAAKEPLRVKEILVNEGDLVKPGQVLVRLDTSTLESSLAEANASLAATQEKVAVAEAGIVKQRSEIELATIEVARARRLVAQGAGSQRDLDVRASQLETTRAALSEAEATLKTSKEEIEVARANAATIQTRIADATLKSPVTGRVLYRLAEPGEVLSPGGPALTLVNLEDVFMEIFLPASEAARVKLGSEARLTVDFEPDRSIPGYVSFVSPEAQFTPKQVETKSEREKLVFRVKLQVPRELASRYVERIKTGIRGVGYVKVDPSATWPPQLRNVITAESGAH; encoded by the coding sequence TTGATCGCCCTCGCGATCGCTGCGTTCATCGGCTTCCGCTACTGGAAGGGGAAGCAATCCGAGCTGCCGGAGGGAATCTTCTCCGGCAACGGCCGCCTCGAGGCGAAGCTGGCGGACGTCGCCGCCAAGGAACCTCTTCGGGTGAAGGAGATCCTCGTCAACGAAGGCGACCTCGTCAAACCCGGTCAGGTGCTGGTGCGCCTGGACACCTCCACCCTGGAGTCCAGCCTGGCGGAGGCCAACGCGAGCCTCGCGGCCACGCAGGAGAAGGTGGCGGTGGCCGAGGCGGGCATCGTCAAACAGCGGAGCGAGATCGAACTCGCCACCATCGAGGTCGCGCGCGCCCGGCGATTGGTGGCGCAAGGCGCCGGCTCGCAGCGGGACCTGGACGTCCGGGCGAGCCAGCTGGAGACCACCCGGGCCGCCCTGTCGGAAGCGGAGGCCACGCTGAAGACCTCCAAGGAGGAGATCGAGGTCGCGCGCGCCAACGCGGCGACGATTCAGACGCGCATCGCCGACGCGACGCTCAAGTCTCCGGTGACGGGCCGGGTCCTCTACCGCCTCGCCGAGCCCGGTGAGGTGCTCTCTCCCGGCGGACCGGCGTTGACGCTCGTGAACCTGGAGGACGTCTTCATGGAGATCTTCCTGCCCGCCAGCGAGGCCGCCCGCGTGAAGCTCGGGTCCGAGGCGCGCCTCACCGTCGACTTCGAGCCCGACCGCTCCATCCCCGGCTACGTCTCCTTCGTGTCCCCGGAGGCCCAGTTCACGCCCAAACAGGTGGAGACGAAGAGCGAGCGGGAGAAGCTCGTGTTCCGCGTGAAGCTCCAGGTCCCCCGGGAGCTGGCCAGCCGCTACGTCGAGCGCATCAAGACGGGCATTCGCGGCGTCGGCTACGTCAAGGTGGACCCTTCCGCCACCTGGCCCCCCCAGCTGCGCAACGTCATCACGGCCGAATCCGGCGCCCACTAG
- the rbbA gene encoding ribosome-associated ATPase/putative transporter RbbA produces MVSPTSPESPAGGPRGYVVSVQGVTHRYGKAVALDGLSLDVPSGIRVGIVGPDGVGKSTLMALVAGAKKLQQGRITVLDGDIAQARHRREVGPRIAYMPQGLGKNLYLELSVYDNVDFMARLFGLSPEERKVRVPQLLQATGLGKFAERPAGKLSGGMKQKVGLCGALVHDPDLLILDEPTTGVDPLSRRQFWTLIDEIRAGRPGMSVIISTAYMDEAQQWDWIVAMDAGRVLATGTPAELMQRSGTTDLEKCFIALLPEEKRKGHKELTIPPRVPGNAELAIEAHGLTRRFGTFVAVDHVTLSIERGEIFGFLGSNGCGKSTTMKMLTGLLPPSEGTAKLFGSSVDAGSMEVRKNLGYMTQAFSLYGELSVHQNLVLHARLYHLPPDKAKTRIDELVDRFGLGAHLETLAGGLPMGLRQRLSLAVAVLHGPQILILDEPTSGVDPVARDSFWELLIDLSRKQGVTIFVTTHFMNEGMRCDRISLMNAGRVLAADSPQKLIDSKQADSLETAFIAYMEEAIEEKARAEGKEKKDTAPEPEAPAPEPEAPAREDRAGLRLRMGRMLAYASNETSQILRDKVRLAFAFIGSALLMLVFGFGITTDVENIRYSALDLDQSPESRAYLEQFSAAKPYFAQTPPAPSANDALRRLQSDDVSVVLEIPPLFGLNLRRGSGPEVLAQVDGAMTFRGDTVEQYVQGVHARMLRDPASGFHSARAQEYTANIEERYLYNPTFESIYSIVPSVPALLLLLIPAILMTVSIVREKELGSIINFYVTPTGRLEYLLGKQLPYIAIGMANFFILTALALIVFGVPIKGSFLMLIVCTVFYVAATTGIGMVTSTFTGSQVAAVFVTAILTIVPTIQFSGLLQPVSTLQGGAKIVGSIWPATYYMHASLGAFTKGLGAGLLLPDVAFLAVCFPLLLAISVIGLRKQEK; encoded by the coding sequence ATGGTCTCACCCACGTCTCCAGAATCACCGGCTGGTGGCCCCCGCGGGTACGTCGTCTCCGTCCAGGGCGTGACCCACCGCTACGGGAAGGCCGTCGCGCTCGATGGACTCTCGCTCGACGTCCCCAGCGGCATCCGCGTGGGCATCGTGGGCCCCGACGGCGTCGGCAAGTCGACGCTGATGGCCCTGGTGGCCGGCGCCAAGAAGCTGCAGCAGGGACGGATCACGGTCCTGGATGGGGACATCGCTCAAGCCCGGCACCGACGCGAGGTGGGGCCGCGAATCGCATACATGCCGCAGGGGCTGGGAAAGAACCTCTACCTGGAGCTCAGCGTCTACGACAACGTCGACTTCATGGCCCGGCTCTTCGGGCTCTCCCCGGAGGAGCGCAAGGTGCGCGTCCCGCAGCTGCTCCAGGCCACGGGGCTGGGCAAGTTCGCGGAGCGCCCCGCAGGCAAGCTCTCCGGCGGCATGAAACAGAAGGTCGGGCTCTGCGGGGCGCTGGTGCACGACCCGGACCTGCTCATCCTCGACGAGCCCACCACCGGCGTCGACCCGCTCTCCCGGCGGCAGTTCTGGACCCTCATCGACGAGATTCGCGCCGGGCGTCCGGGCATGAGCGTCATCATCTCCACGGCCTACATGGACGAGGCCCAGCAGTGGGATTGGATCGTGGCCATGGACGCGGGGCGCGTGCTGGCGACGGGGACGCCCGCGGAGCTGATGCAACGTTCGGGGACCACGGACCTGGAGAAGTGCTTCATCGCGCTGCTGCCCGAGGAGAAGCGCAAGGGCCACAAGGAGCTCACCATTCCGCCCCGTGTGCCGGGCAACGCGGAGCTGGCCATCGAGGCCCACGGGCTGACCCGCCGCTTCGGGACCTTCGTCGCCGTCGACCACGTCACCCTCTCCATCGAGCGCGGTGAAATCTTCGGCTTCCTGGGCTCCAATGGCTGCGGCAAGTCCACGACCATGAAGATGCTGACCGGCTTGCTGCCCCCCTCGGAAGGCACGGCGAAGCTCTTCGGCAGCTCCGTGGACGCCGGCAGCATGGAGGTCCGCAAGAACCTGGGCTACATGACGCAGGCGTTCTCGCTCTACGGCGAGCTGAGCGTCCATCAGAACCTGGTCCTGCATGCCCGGCTCTACCATCTGCCGCCAGACAAGGCGAAGACACGCATCGACGAACTGGTCGATCGGTTCGGACTGGGCGCGCACCTGGAGACGCTGGCCGGAGGTCTGCCCATGGGCCTGCGCCAGCGGCTCTCCCTGGCCGTCGCCGTGCTTCACGGGCCGCAGATCCTCATCCTGGACGAGCCCACGTCGGGCGTCGACCCGGTCGCCCGTGACAGCTTCTGGGAGCTGTTGATCGACCTGTCGAGGAAGCAGGGCGTCACCATCTTCGTGACGACGCACTTCATGAACGAGGGGATGCGCTGCGACCGCATCTCACTCATGAACGCGGGAAGGGTGCTGGCCGCGGACAGCCCCCAGAAGCTCATCGATTCGAAGCAGGCGGACAGCCTGGAGACCGCCTTCATCGCCTACATGGAGGAGGCCATCGAGGAGAAGGCCCGCGCGGAGGGCAAGGAGAAGAAGGACACGGCCCCCGAGCCCGAGGCCCCCGCCCCCGAGCCCGAGGCCCCGGCACGAGAAGACCGGGCCGGACTTCGCCTGCGGATGGGCCGGATGCTCGCGTATGCATCCAACGAGACCAGTCAGATCCTCCGCGACAAGGTCCGGCTGGCGTTCGCCTTCATTGGTTCGGCGTTGTTGATGCTCGTCTTCGGCTTCGGCATCACGACCGACGTGGAGAACATCCGCTACTCCGCGCTGGACCTCGACCAGTCGCCCGAGAGCCGCGCGTACCTGGAACAGTTCAGCGCGGCGAAGCCCTATTTCGCCCAGACTCCGCCAGCCCCGTCCGCGAACGACGCGTTGCGCCGGCTCCAATCAGACGATGTGTCGGTGGTGCTGGAGATTCCGCCCCTCTTCGGTCTGAATCTTCGCCGGGGCTCCGGCCCCGAGGTGCTGGCGCAGGTGGACGGCGCCATGACCTTCCGCGGAGACACCGTCGAGCAATATGTCCAGGGGGTCCACGCGCGGATGCTCCGGGACCCGGCGAGCGGCTTCCATTCCGCCCGCGCACAGGAATACACGGCCAACATCGAGGAGCGCTACCTCTACAACCCCACCTTCGAGAGCATCTACTCCATCGTGCCGAGCGTCCCGGCGCTATTGCTGCTGCTCATCCCCGCGATCCTCATGACGGTCAGCATCGTGCGGGAGAAGGAGCTGGGGTCGATCATCAACTTCTACGTCACGCCCACGGGGAGGCTGGAGTACCTGCTGGGGAAGCAACTGCCCTACATCGCCATTGGCATGGCCAACTTCTTCATCCTGACCGCCCTGGCGCTGATTGTATTTGGCGTCCCCATCAAGGGCAGCTTCCTGATGTTGATCGTCTGCACGGTGTTCTACGTCGCGGCGACGACAGGCATTGGAATGGTGACGTCCACCTTCACCGGCAGCCAGGTCGCGGCCGTGTTCGTCACGGCCATCCTGACCATCGTGCCGACCATTCAGTTCTCCGGCTTGTTGCAACCCGTCTCCACCCTGCAGGGCGGAGCCAAGATCGTCGGTTCCATCTGGCCCGCGACCTATTACATGCACGCCAGCCTGGGCGCCTTCACCAAGGGACTGGGGGCGGGCCTCCTCCTGCCGGACGTGGCCTTCCTGGCCGTGTGCTTCCCGCTCCTCCTGGCCATCAGCGTCATCGGCCTGAGAAAGCAGGAGAAGTAG
- a CDS encoding ABC transporter permease, with translation MNSLLNILWLGLKELRSLLSDAVMVVFVVYAFTLAIYVQATGTSSEVNNASIAFVDEDESALSKELLNAFYPPRFKSPELISPDDIQPDMDRGRFMFVVVIPPRFEHDLRAGRNPDIQVNIDATAMQQAGIGAGYIKNILNDRIASFLKRTEETGPKPVNLVVRKLFNPNGVSSWFKSVVAIINQITLLTVVLTGAAVIREREHGTLEHLLVMPLTSFEIAMAKVWANSLVILVATAASLLLVVHLVLKVPFAGSVLLWFAGVVLYLFFATALGIFLGTISRSMAQFALLIILVVLVLMLLSGGSTPVESQPKWLQAITYLLPARHFVSFSQVIIYRGGGLGAVWRQFLMVSAVGVGFFVYSLAMFRKSIAVSK, from the coding sequence GTGAACTCGCTGCTGAACATCCTGTGGTTGGGACTCAAGGAGCTTCGCAGCCTCCTCAGCGACGCGGTGATGGTCGTGTTCGTCGTCTATGCGTTCACCCTGGCCATCTACGTCCAGGCCACGGGGACCTCGAGCGAAGTGAACAACGCCTCGATTGCGTTCGTCGACGAGGACGAGTCCGCGTTGTCCAAGGAGTTGCTGAACGCCTTCTATCCACCGCGCTTCAAGTCGCCGGAGCTCATCTCCCCGGACGACATCCAGCCGGACATGGACCGGGGCCGGTTCATGTTCGTCGTCGTGATTCCCCCCCGCTTCGAGCACGACCTCCGAGCGGGCCGCAACCCGGACATCCAGGTGAACATCGACGCGACCGCCATGCAGCAGGCGGGCATCGGCGCCGGCTACATCAAGAACATCCTCAACGACCGCATCGCCTCCTTTCTCAAGCGCACGGAGGAGACGGGACCGAAGCCCGTCAATCTGGTCGTCCGCAAGCTCTTCAACCCCAACGGGGTGTCGTCCTGGTTCAAGAGCGTGGTGGCCATCATCAATCAAATCACCCTGCTGACGGTGGTCCTCACGGGCGCCGCGGTCATCCGCGAACGCGAGCACGGCACGCTCGAGCACCTGCTCGTGATGCCTCTGACCTCGTTCGAGATCGCGATGGCGAAGGTCTGGGCCAATAGCCTGGTCATCCTGGTGGCGACCGCGGCTTCGCTCCTCCTGGTCGTCCACCTGGTGCTGAAGGTGCCGTTCGCCGGCTCGGTGTTGCTGTGGTTCGCCGGCGTCGTGCTCTACCTCTTCTTCGCCACGGCGCTCGGCATCTTCCTGGGGACCATCTCACGCTCGATGGCGCAGTTCGCCCTGCTCATCATCCTCGTGGTCCTCGTGTTGATGCTGCTTTCGGGCGGAAGCACACCCGTGGAGAGCCAGCCGAAGTGGCTTCAAGCCATCACGTACCTGCTGCCCGCCCGGCACTTCGTCAGCTTCTCGCAGGTCATCATCTACCGTGGTGGGGGGCTGGGCGCGGTCTGGCGCCAGTTCCTGATGGTGAGCGCGGTGGGCGTGGGCTTCTTCGTCTACAGCCTGGCGATGTTCCGCAAGTCCATCGCGGTGAGCAAGTAG
- a CDS encoding error-prone DNA polymerase, which yields MDYAELVCRSNFSFLRGASHPEELVATAARLGLGALALTDRDGLYGVVKAHLAAKEHGVRLLLGAELTLEDGPPVVVYAADARGYSSLCALVSRSRMTHPKGEAGLPWRALAERSEGLLAVLPEPAPVERVAPLVEAFPERFHVGVCRTLSAGDAAREARADALARELGVPLVAHNDVHTHHRRRQPLQDVLTAVRHGVTVDKAGTLLWPNGERTLKSPAEMARLFEDRPEVLARTVELASRCRASLDDLRYRFPEEDLPGGMTADAYLRALTYEGLQVRYPAGVPPEVARQIEHELRLIAALDFAGYFLALWDVVGFARRRGILCQGRGSAANSAVCYALQITAIDPVRMGLLFERFLSMARKEPPDIDVDFEHERREEVLQYVYEKHGRHRAGMVCEVICFRGRLALREAGKALGLSLDQVDRLSKVSAAHGFEVTPEVLLEAGLSAFDRRVRRTLSVAAELEGFPRHLSIHVGGFVMTREPLTELVPVENAAMPGRTVIQWEKDDINAIGLLKVDLLSLGMLTALSKCFALIREHHGRELSLATIPAEDSKVYDMLCEADTVGVFQIESRAQMNMLPRLRPRTFYDLVVEIALIRPGPIVGKMVHPFLRRRNGVEPVVYPSEAVKEILGKTLGVPLFQEQAMKLAMVAAGFSAEEADGLRRVLSHKRAETMLLRYRGRFVEGCLSRGYERAQAEEWFDNFRGFAHYGFPESHSASFALISYASSWLKCHYPAAFTTALLNSQPMGFYAPHTLVADVQRHGVEVRPVDVQRSRWDCTLEEGGKAVRLGLRLVKGLGESAGRRVEAARGEGYTSVGDLARRARIPRHELTRLALAGTLGSLCGSRRKALWELQALGPLDSDDLFFGMSMDGTQVELPPMDVMERVSADYDTVGLSLEKHPLELLRPRLRKLGAVTAEGLRKVPSGRRVAVGGMMICSQRPPTARGMCFISLEDETGIANLVVPPDVYERCRKQIHGALLVVGYGVLERSGKVTNVKTKVIESLWDTVVP from the coding sequence GTGGACTACGCCGAACTCGTCTGTCGCTCCAACTTCTCGTTCCTTCGCGGCGCCTCGCATCCGGAGGAGCTGGTGGCCACGGCCGCGAGGCTGGGGCTCGGGGCCCTGGCGCTGACGGACAGGGACGGCCTGTACGGGGTGGTGAAGGCCCACCTGGCGGCGAAGGAGCACGGGGTGAGGTTGCTGCTGGGGGCCGAGCTGACGCTGGAGGACGGGCCCCCGGTGGTGGTCTACGCGGCGGACGCGCGGGGCTACTCGAGCCTGTGCGCGTTGGTGTCTCGCAGCCGGATGACGCACCCGAAGGGGGAGGCGGGGTTGCCGTGGCGGGCGCTGGCGGAGCGCTCGGAGGGGCTGCTGGCGGTGTTGCCGGAGCCCGCGCCGGTGGAGCGGGTGGCGCCGCTGGTGGAGGCGTTCCCGGAGCGCTTCCACGTCGGCGTGTGCCGGACGTTGTCGGCGGGGGACGCGGCGCGGGAGGCCCGGGCGGACGCGTTGGCGCGGGAGCTGGGCGTGCCGTTGGTGGCGCACAACGACGTGCACACGCACCATCGCCGCAGGCAGCCGCTCCAGGACGTCCTGACGGCGGTGCGGCACGGGGTGACGGTGGACAAGGCGGGGACGCTGCTGTGGCCCAACGGCGAGCGGACGCTGAAGTCCCCGGCGGAGATGGCGCGGCTGTTCGAGGACCGGCCGGAGGTGCTGGCGCGCACGGTGGAGCTGGCCTCCCGCTGTCGGGCCTCGCTGGACGACCTGCGCTACCGCTTCCCGGAGGAGGACCTGCCGGGGGGGATGACGGCGGACGCGTATCTGCGGGCGCTGACGTACGAGGGCCTCCAGGTCCGCTACCCGGCGGGTGTGCCGCCGGAGGTGGCGAGGCAGATCGAACACGAGCTGCGGCTCATCGCGGCGCTGGACTTCGCGGGTTACTTCCTGGCGCTGTGGGACGTCGTGGGCTTCGCGCGGCGGCGGGGCATCCTCTGTCAGGGACGGGGGAGCGCGGCGAACTCGGCGGTCTGCTACGCGCTCCAGATCACCGCCATCGACCCGGTGCGGATGGGGCTGCTCTTCGAGCGCTTCCTGAGCATGGCGCGCAAGGAGCCGCCCGACATCGACGTGGACTTCGAGCACGAGCGGCGCGAGGAGGTGCTCCAGTACGTCTACGAGAAGCACGGCCGGCACCGCGCCGGCATGGTGTGCGAGGTCATCTGCTTTCGGGGGCGGCTGGCGCTGCGGGAGGCGGGGAAGGCGCTCGGGCTGTCGCTGGACCAGGTGGACCGGCTGTCCAAGGTCTCGGCGGCCCACGGCTTCGAGGTGACGCCGGAGGTCCTGTTGGAGGCGGGGCTGTCCGCCTTCGACCGCCGGGTGCGGCGCACGCTCTCCGTGGCGGCGGAGCTGGAGGGCTTTCCCAGACACCTGTCCATCCACGTCGGTGGCTTCGTGATGACGCGTGAGCCATTGACGGAGCTGGTGCCGGTGGAGAACGCGGCGATGCCCGGGCGCACGGTCATCCAGTGGGAGAAGGATGACATCAACGCGATTGGCCTGCTCAAGGTGGACCTGTTGTCCCTGGGCATGCTCACGGCGCTGTCGAAGTGCTTCGCGTTGATTCGCGAGCACCACGGACGCGAGCTGTCGCTGGCGACGATTCCGGCGGAGGACTCCAAGGTCTACGACATGCTGTGCGAGGCGGACACGGTGGGCGTGTTCCAGATCGAGAGCCGCGCGCAGATGAACATGCTGCCGCGGCTGCGCCCGAGGACCTTCTACGACCTGGTGGTGGAGATCGCCCTCATCCGCCCCGGGCCGATCGTCGGGAAGATGGTGCACCCGTTCCTGCGGCGCAGGAATGGCGTGGAGCCGGTGGTGTACCCGAGCGAGGCGGTGAAGGAGATCCTGGGCAAGACGCTGGGCGTGCCGCTGTTCCAGGAGCAGGCGATGAAGCTGGCGATGGTGGCGGCGGGGTTCTCCGCGGAGGAGGCGGACGGGCTGCGCCGGGTGCTGAGCCACAAGCGGGCGGAGACGATGCTGCTGCGGTACCGGGGCCGCTTCGTGGAGGGCTGCCTGTCACGCGGGTACGAGCGGGCGCAGGCGGAGGAGTGGTTCGACAACTTCCGGGGCTTCGCGCACTACGGCTTCCCGGAGAGTCACTCGGCCAGCTTCGCGCTGATCTCGTACGCGTCGAGCTGGCTGAAGTGCCACTACCCGGCGGCCTTCACCACGGCGCTGCTCAACTCCCAGCCGATGGGCTTCTACGCGCCGCACACGCTGGTGGCGGACGTGCAGCGGCACGGCGTGGAGGTGCGGCCGGTGGACGTGCAGCGCTCGCGGTGGGACTGCACGCTGGAGGAGGGCGGCAAGGCGGTGCGCCTGGGGCTGCGGTTGGTGAAGGGCCTGGGCGAGTCCGCGGGGCGCCGGGTGGAGGCGGCGCGAGGGGAGGGGTACACGAGCGTGGGGGACCTGGCCCGGCGCGCGCGGATCCCCCGGCACGAGCTGACGCGACTGGCGCTCGCGGGGACGCTGGGCTCGCTGTGTGGCTCGAGGCGCAAGGCCCTGTGGGAGCTCCAGGCGCTCGGGCCGCTGGACTCGGACGACCTGTTCTTCGGGATGTCGATGGACGGCACGCAGGTGGAGTTGCCGCCCATGGACGTGATGGAGCGGGTGAGCGCGGACTACGACACGGTGGGGCTGTCGTTGGAGAAGCACCCGCTGGAGCTGCTGCGGCCCCGGCTGCGGAAGCTGGGCGCGGTGACGGCGGAGGGCCTGAGGAAGGTCCCCTCGGGGAGGAGGGTCGCCGTGGGCGGGATGATGATCTGCAGCCAGCGGCCACCGACGGCGCGGGGCATGTGCTTCATCTCGCTGGAGGACGAGACGGGCATCGCCAACCTCGTCGTGCCGCCGGACGTGTACGAGCGATGCCGGAAGCAGATCCACGGCGCCCTGCTCGTCGTCGGATATGGCGTCCTGGAGCGCTCGGGGAAGGTGACGAACGTGAAGACGAAGGTCATCGAGAGCCTCTGGGACACAGTCGTTCCCTGA
- a CDS encoding NfeD family protein, with protein MDLTPTAWQLWLVAAIVCGMLEIKLSGFVTLWFAVGALASSLAAALGLGINVQLLLFTLVSLLLFAISRTLFKKFFTRDSAHLKTGVEAMLGQEAVVTEEVGEPHGGTVRINGELWTARSLSGHISEGERVTVEQVDGLKLWVRRPAATRSVPQTGSEKERVG; from the coding sequence ATGGATCTGACCCCCACCGCATGGCAGCTCTGGCTCGTCGCGGCCATCGTCTGCGGCATGCTGGAGATCAAGCTCTCCGGCTTCGTGACGCTGTGGTTCGCGGTGGGGGCGCTCGCGTCCTCGCTCGCCGCGGCGCTGGGGCTGGGCATCAACGTCCAGTTGCTGCTCTTCACCCTCGTCTCCCTCCTGCTGTTCGCCATCTCCCGCACCCTGTTCAAGAAGTTCTTCACGCGGGACTCGGCCCACCTGAAGACAGGGGTCGAGGCGATGCTCGGCCAGGAGGCGGTGGTGACGGAGGAGGTGGGCGAGCCCCACGGCGGCACGGTGCGCATCAACGGGGAGCTGTGGACGGCGCGCTCGCTGTCCGGCCACATCTCCGAGGGTGAGCGCGTCACCGTCGAGCAGGTGGACGGTCTCAAGCTTTGGGTGCGCCGCCCCGCGGCGACACGGTCCGTTCCCCAGACGGGGTCGGAGAAGGAGAGGGTCGGATGA